Proteins encoded together in one Branchiostoma floridae strain S238N-H82 chromosome 18, Bfl_VNyyK, whole genome shotgun sequence window:
- the LOC118405968 gene encoding laccase-2-like translates to MWTAASVLLLLCVLPLLTTAQTCDNANPCQFTGGDAYTKTAEVTSSNGVLSQTMTVDISDVTIEWLTTQRRTYNGGFPGPTFRLKAGDNLTLTLENNLGLQPAGEHNEFRDPNTTNIHTHGLHISPLEPQDYVLLEVGPGETYNYNFELNADQNAGTFWYHAHHHGSTFFQVASGLAGLLIVEDEVSSMSAELAAISCPDNCDKEVPMLLGKFLDYSGGGATLASVQNDIGDPFTLDDTVTTSEGVTLSAYLTDQQTGVSAYMVNGQVRPVITMQPGEIRRFRMVNAGPTDMLLLTITGCEITILAYDGVYVDTPYSQDFIFIPTGGRSDAAVRCATAGTYELSSANNNAHEASFGDIDIYGGVIATIEVTGATLSMNFPTATPAKPSFLDDLQNVEDSAIGGSYVVELGPTPYLNREKFTNTTYYRYNFDVDTIQEWIFTNTDEDNGHPLHMHVTHFQVISYNSYPGPMTGGGGGGGGGGGPGGGRRRLLQGPGGGGGGGGGGGGAFAYYDLNQGNLCDQQHKDFDANAVTPDPITVDTTYLGHDTNDRNLAGYARLGEFRDVLLIPPLASVKVRFRATDYIGPYVLHCHILNHEDEGMMMVTYSTPAGQASQSPWESSGGHNPGTCSSTDVYPDILQNTSAGNKHAVSNGWLTILLMLTVASVNVFL, encoded by the exons ATGTGGACGGCGGCCTCAGTGCTTCTGTTACTGTGTGTTCTCCCATTACTGACTACCGCCCAGACGTGTGACAATGCCAATCCGTGCCAGTTTACGG GTGGTGACGCGTACACCAAGACTGCTGAGGTGACGTCATCCAATGGGGTCCTGAGTCAAACTATGACCGTTGACATCAGTGACGTCACCATCGAATGGCTGACCACCCAAAGGAGAACCTACAATGGAGGATTCCCAGGACCGACGTTTCGTCTGAAGGCCGGAGACAACTTGACCTTGACGCTG gAGAACAACCTTGGCCTTCAACCTGCAGGTGAACATAACGAGTTCCGTGACCCCAACACTacaaacatccacacacacgGGCTACACATCTCACCTTTGGAACCACAGGACTACGTGCTGTTGGAG GTTGGTCCTGGAGAGAcgtacaactataacttcgaaCTGAACGCAGACCAAAATGCTGGGACTTTCTGGTACCACGCACACCACCATGGATCGACGTTTTTCCAA GTTGCCAGTGGTCTGGCAGGGTTGTTGATAGTAGAGGACGAAGTGAGCTCCATGTCTGCTGAACTAGCCGCCATCTCCTGCCCTGACAACTGTGACAAGGAGGTCCCGATGCTACTGGGAAAATTCTTAGACTACAGCGGAGGAGGGGCCACTTTAGCCTCTGTGCAGAACGACATCGGGGATCCGTTCAC ACTTGATGATACAGTCACAACATCTGAAGGAGTGACACTGTCAGCATATCTGACTGATCAACAGACTGGAGTATCAGCTTACATGGTCAACG GCCAGGTACGCCCGGTGATTACTATGCAGCCAGGCGAGATCAGACGGTTCCGTATGGTGAACGCTGGTCCCACGGACATGCTGCTTCTCACCATTACAG GTTGCGAGATCACCATCCTGGCCTATGACGGTGTGTATGTGGACACGCCCTATTCTCAGGACTTCATCTTCATCCCTACTGGAGGAAGAAGTGACGCCGCCGTGAGATGTGCAACTGCTGGCACCTACGAG CTAAGCTCTGCGAACAATAACGCACACGAGGCGTCTTTCGGAGACATTGACATCTATGGAGGAGTCATCGCTACCATTGAAGTAACAG GTGCTACATTGTCCATGAACTTTCCGACGGCAACGCCAGCAAAGCCTTCGTTCCTGGATGACCTGCAGAACGTGGAAGACTCTGCCATAGGGGGCAGTTATGTGGTGGAGCTCGGGCCGACTCCGTACCTGAACCGTGAGAAGTTCACAAACACTACCTACTACCGATACAACTTCGACGTGGACACCATCCAG GAGTGgatttttaccaacacagacgaggacaatggaCACCCCCTGCACATGCACGTGACCCATTTCCAGGTCATCTCCTACAACTCGTACCCTGGACCAATGACTGGTGGAGGTGGtggaggtggtggtggtggag GGCCAGGTGGTGGACGTCGTCGCTTGCTGCAAGGtccaggaggaggaggaggtggaggaggaggaggagggggagcATTTGCGTACTACGACCTAAAC CAGGGCAATCTATGTGACCAGCAGCACAAAGATTTCGACGCGAACGCCGTTACTCCCGACCCCATCACCGTGGATACCACCTACCTCGGCCATGACACCAACGACCGAAATCTCGCGGGCTACGCGAGACTTGGAGAGTTCCGAGATGTCCTCCTGATCCCCCCATTGGCCAGTGTCAAAGTCCGTTTCAGAGCAACCGA CTACATCGGCCCTTACGTCCTTCACTGCCACATCCTGAACCACGAGGACGAAGGGATGATGATGGTGACGTACTCCACTCCGGCCGGGCAGGCCTCGCAGAGCCC